A DNA window from Micromonospora sp. WMMA1363 contains the following coding sequences:
- a CDS encoding IS256 family transposase gives MLVDRARGDGLKLTGEGGLLQQLTKRVLESALDGEITDHVGYDKHDPAGRGSGNTRNGSRTKTVLTDVGPVEVRVPRDAAGTFEPQIVRKRQRRLTGVDDMVLSLSAKGLTHGEIAAHLAEVYGAEVSKQTISTITDKVMDGMAEWQNRPLDRVYPVVFIDAINVKIRDGQVANRPIYLAMAVTVDGHRDILGIWAGDGGEGAKYWLHVLTELKNRGVADVLMLVCDGLKGLPETVETVWPRTIVQTCVVHLLRNSFRYAARQDWDKIAKALRPVYTAATEDAATERFLEFAEAWGRKYPAIVKLWENAWAEFVPFLAFDVEIRKVICSTNAIESVNARIRRAVRARGHFPNEQAALKCVYMALMSLDPTGAGRRRWTIRWKAPLNAFQIAFEGRLTPANN, from the coding sequence ATGCTGGTCGATCGGGCTCGTGGTGACGGGTTGAAGCTGACCGGCGAGGGTGGGCTGCTGCAGCAGCTGACGAAGCGGGTCCTCGAGTCGGCGTTGGATGGGGAGATCACCGACCACGTCGGCTACGACAAGCACGACCCGGCGGGTCGGGGTAGCGGGAACACCCGTAACGGCAGCCGGACCAAGACGGTGCTCACCGACGTCGGGCCGGTCGAGGTGCGGGTCCCACGCGACGCCGCCGGGACGTTCGAGCCGCAGATCGTGCGTAAGCGGCAGCGGCGTCTGACCGGCGTCGACGACATGGTCCTGTCGCTGTCGGCCAAGGGCCTGACCCACGGCGAGATCGCCGCGCACCTGGCTGAGGTCTACGGCGCTGAGGTGTCGAAGCAGACCATCTCCACGATCACCGACAAGGTCATGGACGGCATGGCCGAGTGGCAGAACCGGCCCCTGGACCGGGTCTACCCGGTCGTGTTCATCGACGCCATCAACGTCAAGATCAGGGACGGTCAGGTCGCGAACCGGCCGATCTACCTCGCGATGGCGGTCACCGTCGACGGCCACCGCGACATCCTCGGTATCTGGGCCGGTGACGGCGGCGAGGGCGCCAAGTACTGGCTGCACGTGCTCACCGAGTTGAAGAACCGCGGCGTGGCCGACGTGCTGATGCTGGTCTGTGACGGGCTCAAGGGACTGCCGGAGACGGTGGAGACGGTGTGGCCGCGCACGATCGTGCAGACGTGTGTGGTGCACCTGCTGCGCAACTCGTTCCGCTACGCCGCCCGGCAGGACTGGGACAAGATCGCCAAAGCGCTGCGGCCGGTCTACACCGCGGCGACCGAGGACGCCGCCACCGAGCGGTTCCTCGAGTTCGCCGAGGCGTGGGGCCGTAAGTATCCGGCGATCGTGAAGCTGTGGGAGAACGCGTGGGCGGAGTTCGTGCCGTTCCTCGCCTTCGACGTGGAGATCCGCAAGGTCATCTGCTCCACGAACGCGATCGAGTCCGTCAACGCCCGTATCCGCAGGGCCGTGCGAGCTCGTGGCCACTTCCCGAACGAGCAGGCCGCACTCAAGTGCGTCTACATGGCCTTGATGAGCCTCGACCCGACCGGAGCCGGCCGCCGACGCTGGACCATACGCTGGAAAGCACCACTGAACGCCTTCCAGATCGCCTTCGAAGGCCGGCTCACCCCGGCCAACAACTGA
- a CDS encoding IS1634 family transposase, producing MRDWRLGRVVTVCDTGFSSEANQSYLRRAGGHYITGIKMREGSHRADQALARQGRYQEVRDNLRVKEVRLDGDEGRRFIICHNPTEAERDAARREDQLTAIREELTRIKTAREADATKAKAKAAKTGKRPTAPSDAPHRKAECALRDHPALGRWLKQHPTTGRLSIDTAKVAAEARLDGKYLLATSDPDLSAEDIALGYKNLLEAERAFRTLKSTLDLRPVYHRLDERIRAHVLLCWLALLLIRVAERRTQQSWPKIAAELGRIHQVTLSGPAGSLQQTTRLTDTQTKLFTDCGVPLPPKMSSLKTAE from the coding sequence CTGCGCGACTGGCGGCTCGGCCGGGTGGTCACCGTCTGCGACACCGGATTCTCCTCCGAGGCCAACCAGTCCTACCTGCGCCGGGCCGGCGGCCACTACATCACCGGCATCAAGATGCGCGAAGGCTCCCACCGCGCCGACCAGGCCCTGGCCCGCCAGGGCCGCTACCAGGAAGTACGCGACAACCTGCGCGTCAAAGAGGTCCGCCTCGACGGCGACGAGGGCAGACGCTTCATCATCTGCCACAACCCCACCGAGGCCGAACGCGATGCCGCCCGACGCGAAGACCAACTCACCGCGATCCGCGAGGAGTTGACGCGCATCAAGACCGCCCGGGAAGCCGACGCGACCAAGGCGAAGGCCAAGGCCGCCAAGACCGGCAAGCGCCCCACGGCCCCCTCGGACGCCCCGCACCGCAAGGCCGAGTGCGCGCTGCGCGACCACCCTGCCCTCGGCCGCTGGCTCAAGCAGCACCCCACCACCGGACGGCTGTCCATCGACACCGCCAAGGTCGCCGCCGAGGCCCGCCTGGACGGCAAGTACCTCCTCGCCACCAGCGACCCCGACCTGTCCGCCGAGGACATCGCGCTCGGCTACAAGAACCTCCTCGAAGCCGAACGCGCCTTCCGCACCCTGAAATCCACCCTCGACCTGCGGCCGGTCTACCACCGCCTCGACGAGCGGATACGTGCTCACGTGCTGCTGTGCTGGCTCGCCTTGCTACTGATCCGCGTCGCTGAGCGCCGCACCCAGCAGTCCTGGCCCAAGATCGCCGCCGAACTCGGCCGGATCCACCAGGTCACCCTCTCCGGCCCGGCCGGCAGCCTCCAGCAGACCACCCGGCTCACCGACACCCAGACCAAACTCTTCACCGACTGCGGTGTCCCGCTCCCGCCAAAGATGAGCAGCCTCAAGACCGCCGAATAG
- a CDS encoding ISAs1 family transposase gives MLINAVQDQPDEQTRPVLLGRNRQESLVAALSEVSDPRDARGIRHRLPTVVGLALAAVLAGNTSVYAIGQWIAGCSQKTLKVFGARVAPATGRYVGPDEKTVRGLCARLDGDVLDAVMGRWLQRRALAAQRAKARTGVRPPRGRKARRRAKAAGQRRWRASTRGRHRPRLIQVAVDGKTSRGAKSAGNPAPHLLAALSCVGVVLAQRQVDGKSNEITAFVPLLTPLELAGQVVTADAMQTQRKHARWLRQVKDAHFIFPVLDNQPTLFDRLDALDWAGVPVTAWSVDDDRGRHERRTIQVIPAPPEVNFPHVAQVFLIERTVTVKGKTSYQAMLYVTSLTAEQADPADLLAYVRQHWGIEVLHWVRDVTLGEDASRVRTGNTPRVMATLRNVVVSLLRIHDTTNIAAALRYNARTNRRILKLLDLLPA, from the coding sequence TTGCTGATCAACGCTGTCCAAGACCAGCCGGACGAGCAGACACGACCGGTCCTGTTGGGCCGTAACAGGCAGGAAAGCCTGGTCGCGGCGCTGTCGGAGGTTTCTGATCCGCGGGACGCGCGAGGGATCCGGCATCGGTTGCCGACGGTGGTCGGGTTGGCCCTGGCGGCGGTGCTGGCCGGCAATACGTCGGTGTACGCGATCGGGCAGTGGATCGCCGGGTGTTCACAGAAGACCCTGAAGGTGTTCGGCGCCCGGGTGGCTCCGGCGACCGGCCGGTATGTCGGTCCGGATGAGAAGACGGTGCGCGGGTTGTGCGCCCGGCTCGACGGTGACGTGCTGGACGCGGTGATGGGTCGGTGGCTGCAGCGGCGTGCCCTGGCGGCGCAGCGGGCGAAGGCGCGGACCGGGGTACGGCCCCCGCGAGGTCGTAAGGCCCGTCGCCGGGCCAAGGCCGCTGGCCAGCGCCGCTGGCGGGCCAGTACACGCGGTCGGCACCGGCCGCGGCTGATCCAGGTCGCGGTGGACGGCAAGACCAGCCGCGGTGCGAAGAGCGCCGGCAACCCGGCGCCGCACCTGCTCGCCGCGTTGTCATGCGTGGGGGTGGTACTCGCCCAGCGCCAGGTCGACGGCAAAAGCAATGAGATCACCGCGTTCGTACCGCTGTTGACGCCCCTCGAGCTGGCCGGCCAGGTGGTGACGGCCGACGCGATGCAGACGCAGCGTAAGCATGCCCGATGGCTGCGCCAGGTCAAGGACGCGCACTTCATCTTCCCGGTGCTGGACAACCAGCCCACCCTGTTCGACCGGCTCGACGCTCTGGACTGGGCCGGGGTGCCGGTCACCGCGTGGAGCGTGGACGACGACCGGGGCCGGCACGAGCGACGCACCATCCAGGTCATACCCGCTCCGCCCGAGGTGAACTTCCCGCACGTCGCGCAGGTGTTCCTGATCGAACGGACCGTCACCGTCAAAGGCAAGACCAGCTACCAGGCGATGCTGTATGTCACCAGCCTCACCGCCGAGCAGGCCGACCCCGCTGACCTGCTCGCGTACGTGCGCCAACACTGGGGAATCGAGGTTCTGCACTGGGTGAGGGATGTGACCCTCGGCGAGGACGCCTCCCGGGTCCGGACCGGTAACACGCCACGCGTCATGGCAACCCTACGAAACGTAGTGGTCAGCCTGCTCAGAATCCACGACACCACCAACATCGCCGCCGCGCTGCGATACAACGCCCGCACGAACCGCCGGATCCTCAAACTCCTGGACCTTCTACCAGCCTAA